From a region of the Spirochaetota bacterium genome:
- a CDS encoding HigA family addiction module antidote protein, with product MNITKRNPVHPGIILLEDVIKPLNLTITKASECMGISRKTLSELVHGHCVLTPEMAVRIGEATGTTPESWLEMQNRLSLWEAKQHQPRVKPLANVCREA from the coding sequence ATGAATATAACAAAAAGAAATCCTGTGCATCCGGGAATAATACTCCTGGAAGACGTGATAAAGCCCCTCAATCTGACCATCACCAAAGCATCCGAGTGTATGGGTATATCAAGAAAAACCTTGTCTGAGCTGGTACATGGTCATTGCGTACTAACGCCCGAAATGGCAGTAAGGATAGGAGAAGCCACCGGCACCACTCCAGAAAGCTGGCTGGAAATGCAGAATAGACTTTCTCTATGGGAAGCCAAACAGCATCAACCTCGAGTCAAGCCTCTGGCTAATGTCTGCCGTGAAGCCTGA
- a CDS encoding type II toxin-antitoxin system HigB family toxin, protein MRIIAKSTIIEFYKDRPEYSDAQGQLEAWYAEVRAAHWKKPSDVKALYRSASILKSNRVVFNICGNKYRLVVKVNYPAQIVFIRFIGTHRQYDSINAEEI, encoded by the coding sequence ATGAGGATAATCGCCAAAAGTACGATTATAGAATTCTATAAAGACAGACCCGAATATTCTGATGCGCAGGGGCAGCTTGAAGCCTGGTACGCCGAGGTACGAGCGGCACACTGGAAGAAACCGTCAGATGTGAAGGCCTTATATCGAAGCGCGAGCATCTTGAAATCAAACCGTGTTGTTTTTAACATATGCGGAAACAAATACAGGCTGGTTGTGAAAGTCAATTATCCCGCTCAAATCGTTTTCATACGATTCATCGGCACTCACAGACAATATGACTCAATCAACGCTGAGGAGATTTAA
- a CDS encoding transcriptional regulator: MNIKPIKNKKDYDGALKKIESLMDAKRNSPDFDELEVLSILVEKYEDEHFPIKSPDPIDSIKFRMEQMGLSQSDLVPVIGSRSKVSEVLSGKRSLSVRMIRALHDTLKIPAEVLIQVNNNHAS; encoded by the coding sequence ATGAATATAAAACCGATTAAAAACAAAAAAGATTATGATGGCGCACTTAAGAAAATTGAATCACTAATGGATGCTAAACGCAATTCTCCCGATTTTGACGAACTTGAGGTGCTTTCAATACTCGTTGAAAAATACGAAGATGAGCACTTCCCTATCAAATCGCCCGACCCCATTGATTCAATAAAATTCAGAATGGAACAGATGGGTTTGTCGCAAAGTGATCTTGTGCCCGTAATCGGGAGCAGATCAAAAGTGTCCGAGGTTTTATCCGGTAAAAGAAGCCTCTCTGTAAGGATGATACGCGCCCTGCACGATACCCTGAAAATTCCTGCCGAGGTCCTGATTCAGGTAAATAACAATCACGCATCATGA